GCATGTTAATGGTAATATAGATTTATCGGAGCTTGAATCACGTTCAAGTTATTTTGGGTGGAAAAATCACTTTGAAGATCATAATAAAGTTTTGTTCTCTGTAAAGTTAAAAGGTGCCGATGAATTGTTAATAGATAAATTAGACATTGTAGGAAGTGATTTAGATATAAAACTCAGCGGAGTATTAAAAAATGGAAATTTATATTTAAATTCTAGTAGTTTTAAATTGCCTGATAATGATTTTAGTATAGAAATTGAATCAGGTAAGGAGAAGAATGCCATAACTATTTATGGTGAGAAAATTAATTTGAGTGATATTTTAGGTTTACTTAGCAGAAATAGTAGTGGATCAAGCAGTAACATAGAAGTCAGTATGAATGTTGACAATGTAATTATGAAAGAAGGCATCGTTATCAAAAATGCTAAGCTGAATGTAACCTGTACTAAAGGTAATTGCAATGGAAGTCAATTTACAGGACAGTTTCTAGAAGATAGCAGCAACATACTAGCGGAATATAGTGGAGTAGGGCTCGAAATATATGCGGATAATTCAGGTATGCTTTTGCGTTCTTTAGGCATTAGTAAATCAGTCAAAAATGGTAAACTTTCTCTTTATCTATCTCCTCAGAGAGAAAATGAAGAACATTATGGCATGTTATCTATTAGTAATTTCTATATCAAAGATGCTCCACTACTCACTACTTTATTATCGATGTCTTCGCTTCCTGGTATTGTGAATGCTATAAAGGATGAAGGTGTATACTTTTATAAATGTAATGTACCTTTCTCATATAAAGATGGCTCTGTCGAAATTGAAGAATCTTGGCTTGAAGGGGCGGAATTAGGCATTAGCACTAGCGGTAAGCTCGACATTAGAAATTATAAATTCCAAGTTGAAGGACAGGTAATACCAGCATATTCAATTAATAAATCTTTGTTAAAAATTCCTATAATTGGGAAACTTCTTACTGGCGGAAAAAGTAGGGGAATCATTTCAATAGACTATAAAGCAAGTGGTGATGACAAAAACAATAACGTATCTGTTGATCTTATCTCTTCGCTAACTCCAAACCTATTAAAGAGGTTATTGGGAGTGTTTGATCGCATTATGACAAAAACTAACGAAGCTGTCATCGGTGGCTTAAAAGGTGGTGTGAAAAAGAAATTTGGTTTGGTATGACCAAAAGGTTTTTAAAAGGTTGAGGGTTAGTATCGAAAATTACATAATAGATATTATGGAAAATATGAGAAACACCGCCTCTCAGCAACCATTTTTGCTTCTTTCAGACAGCAACTCTCATATTAGTTAGTCAGGGTGCATCAGTAGTTGTACGCTAATGCTTATAGAAGAAAGAAGTTCCTATATACATAAATAATTGCCCTGACAACACTTAAAGTGTAAAATGGCTCTACTTAAATAAAATAGCCATCAATGAACAACATAAGAAATTTTGCAATAATAGCGCATATAGACCACGGTAAGTCAACGCTTGCTGACCGTTTAATAGAGGAATGTAACGGCCTTGAAGCAAGAGAAATGACCAATCAAATACTCGATTCAATGGATATAGAGCGTGAACGTGGCATTACAATTAAAGCACAGACGGTAAAACTCAATTATACGGCAAACGATGGCAATCAATATTGCCTAAATCTCATGGACACCCCAGGTCACGTTGACTTTTCTTATGAGGTAAGTCGAAGCCTAGCTGCATGTGAAGGTTCGCTTTTAGTGGTAGATAGTAGCCAAGGTGTTGAAGCGCAGACCCTTGCAAATGTATATAAAGCTATTGATAACAATCATGAAATAATAGTTGTGCTCAATAAAGTTGATCTTCCTGCTGCAGATCCAGAAAAGGTAAAACTTCAGGTTGAGGAAATAATTGGTATTGACGCAAGTGAGTCAGTTTTAATATCAGCCAAGACTGGTCTTGGAATAAAGGATGTACTGGAAGCAATAGTAGCAAAACTTCCAGCTCCTCAAGGTGATGTAAATGCTCCATTGCAAGCAATTTTAGTTGATAGTTGGTATGACACTTACTTAGGAGTAGTGATTTTAGTGCGAGTTAAAAATGGAGTGCTAAAAAAAGGCATGAGAATTGTTATGATGTCTAATAATGCTACATATCAGATAGAAAATATCGGTATTTTCACCCCTAAAAAAGTTATGACAAGAGAGCTTTCAGCGGGTGAAGTTGGTTTTATAACTGCTTCAATGAAGGAAGTAGCAGACTGCAAGGTAGGAGACACTATCACTGAGGAAAAAAGACCTTGTAGTAAGGCACTTCCTGGATTTAAAGAAGTGCATCCTGTGGTGTTTTGTAGCATTTTCCCTCATAAAACGGATGATTTTAAATATCTAAGGGAAGCTCTAGAAAAGTTACATTTAAATGATGCAAGTTTTACCTTCGAGGCTGAAACGTCAAATGCGCTTGGCTATGGATTTCGTTGTGGTTTTTTGGGAATGTTGCATCTTGAAGTTATTCAAGAAAGGCTCGAGAGAGAATTTGATTTAGACTTAACAGCAACTGCACCGAGTGTTATATATAGAGTTACAACACGAAGTGGTGAAGTTTTGAATATTCATAACCCAAGTGATATGCCAGATCCAACGAAAATTGAAATTGTGGAAGAGCCATGGATTACTGCAACCATAATGGTTCCTGATCAATACTTAGGTGATATTCTGTCTCTATGTGAAGAAAGGAGGGGAGAACAGGAAGATTTGTCATATATTGGCAACACAACAACAGCATTATTAAAATATAAGTTGCCACTGTCTGAAGTTGTTTTTGACTTTTATGATCGATTAAAATCAATTTCTAAGGGATATGCAAGTTTGGATTGGGAAATCTCTAGTTATCGGGAAAGTCAAATAGATAAATTAAGCTTTTTAATTAATGGAGAACCCGTAGATGCACTGGCTTGTATCGCTCACAAAAGCAGAGCAGAAAAAAGGGGGCGTGAAATATGCGCACGCTTGAAGGATCTAATACCACGTCAGCAATATAAAATCGCGATTCAAGCGGCAGTGGGCGGAAAAATTATTGCCAGAGAAACGATTAACCCATACAGAAAAGATGTAACAGCTAAACTCTATGGTGGAGATGTGACACGAAGAATGAAACTACTTGAAAAGCAAAAGAAGGGTAAAAAAAGGTTACATTCTATAGGGAACGTAAATATTCCACAGAATGCTTTCATTCAAGCCTTGAAGATAAGTGATTGATCTTAAAAAGACTTCTTGCTATATCTTTACATTTTTTTTGCGTATCTGTTCAGATGCATGGCTCATGTACAAATATTGAAACAAAAATTCCAGTGCTCCCTTTCTTGTCATCCCAGTCTGGGATCCAGATTGGGCACTAAGTTGGTAAACACGAAAGCGCTTTACAACGTTTTTGATGGAACTGCGCGAAAGAACTGGATGCCAGTGTCAGCTACTTGCATGACACCCATTTGTTCCTATAGTTGTCTTTTCTCGTCTACCTTATTTTGCCACTCTGCTGAACAGATACTTTTTTGCTACCTTTGTAAATCCTCTTATCTCCGTGAACGGTTACTAAATTTCTTAATATTTATAGCTTAGGTTAGTTACAAGTATCCGTTCAGGATAGCGGCAAGACCATAGAGTAAAAGTGAGTTTACAACAAATGGTGTCATCCCAGTCTGGGATCCAGGAATTTTATTAAGTTGGTAAGCATAAAAGTAGCCGTTTTATGTTAAAATACAACATTTTGATGATTATGAAAAAGCTGGATTTCAGACTGGAATGACATTGTTTACTATGTACCATATTGCAATGTTCGTACAGCTGTGTGTCACGCACTTTGCTTCAATATTTGCACATTAGCCACTCCTCTAAACAGATACAGTTACAAATTATAGTACTTTTCATAATAGTCCAAATAAGGTAAAATAAGGATTTGTAGTAGTGAAGGTAGGTATGCCAGCAGCATATAGTTATGACTTAAGGAAAAAAGCAATGGAAGCTCTAGACGAGGGAGAAAGCAGAGAAACAGTGGCAGCAAGATTTAAAATTGGACGAACTACTTTGTGGGAGTGGCAGCAAAGAAGAAAAGAAACAGGTGACTTTCAATCAAAAAAACTTGGAAATGGAGGTTACAATCACAAAATTACCGACTGGGATGCCTTTGCTAAATTTGCCAGAGAAAACGGAGGAAAGACTCTATTGGAAATGGCTAAACTTTGGAGCAACGTTAGTATCCAAACTATCCACCGAGCCCTGAAAAAAATTGGATTTACACGCAAAAAAAGACCTATGGGTACAAGGAAAGAAGCGAAGAAAAACGTGCTAAATTCTTGAAAATTATAGCAACAAAAGAACCTAAAAACTTAGTGTATATAGATGAGTCTGGCATTGACAACACTGAAGACTACCCCTATGGATATTGTCAGAAGGGACAGCGGTTTTATGCCCTAAAATCTGGGAAGAAAACTCAACGAATCAGTATGATTGCAGCTTTAAGTGAAAGAAAAATAGTTGCTCCATTAACCTTTGAAGGCCACTGTAATATGGATATTTTTAATGGATGGTTTGAGCAATTTTTGAT
The nucleotide sequence above comes from Wolbachia endosymbiont of Oedothorax gibbosus. Encoded proteins:
- the lepA gene encoding translation elongation factor 4, giving the protein MNNIRNFAIIAHIDHGKSTLADRLIEECNGLEAREMTNQILDSMDIERERGITIKAQTVKLNYTANDGNQYCLNLMDTPGHVDFSYEVSRSLAACEGSLLVVDSSQGVEAQTLANVYKAIDNNHEIIVVLNKVDLPAADPEKVKLQVEEIIGIDASESVLISAKTGLGIKDVLEAIVAKLPAPQGDVNAPLQAILVDSWYDTYLGVVILVRVKNGVLKKGMRIVMMSNNATYQIENIGIFTPKKVMTRELSAGEVGFITASMKEVADCKVGDTITEEKRPCSKALPGFKEVHPVVFCSIFPHKTDDFKYLREALEKLHLNDASFTFEAETSNALGYGFRCGFLGMLHLEVIQERLEREFDLDLTATAPSVIYRVTTRSGEVLNIHNPSDMPDPTKIEIVEEPWITATIMVPDQYLGDILSLCEERRGEQEDLSYIGNTTTALLKYKLPLSEVVFDFYDRLKSISKGYASLDWEISSYRESQIDKLSFLINGEPVDALACIAHKSRAEKRGREICARLKDLIPRQQYKIAIQAAVGGKIIARETINPYRKDVTAKLYGGDVTRRMKLLEKQKKGKKRLHSIGNVNIPQNAFIQALKISD
- a CDS encoding IS630 family transposase (programmed frameshift); translation: MPAAYSYDLRKKAMEALDEGESRETVAARFKIGRTTLWEWQQRRKETGDFQSKKLGNGGYNHKITDWDAFAKFARENGGKTLLEMAKLWSNVSIQTIHRALKKIGFTRKKKTYGYKERSEEKRAKFLKIIATKEPKNLVYIDESGIDNTEDYPYGYCQKGQRFYALKSGKKTQRISMIAALSERKIVAPLTFEGHCNMDIFNGWFEQFLIPTLEPGQTVILDNATFHKSDKIIKLAKGIGAEILYLPPYSPDFNKIEHHWFAIKNRVRKNIPLFKSFRHAVDSAFL